The nucleotide sequence ATAATGTTGTCGAAGGAGACAACAATCAAAATACTAGCAATGAATTtgcataaaataattatcCATCGGATAACGCCAACATAAAAACCTTCCTATTCAGAGTCGTATCTTTTTATCAAACCATACGTGGAAAGATAATACCATATCGATCTTCCACTTCAAAGACGACGAGTTTGCGTATAGTTTCATCGCATAAATTctataaaatatgttttagctatATATACTGCAGAATCTGCTTCTTTGTACGCGAATCTCTGACAAAACGAAATCCCGGAAAAATCTCCCCGAACAAAATTTGAAACATCTCGTAAAGGATCAAAGGCCACGTTTATTCTTCAAACAGACAAACAGTACCGAACGAACGTTCAATCGCGACGTTTCCAGCGCACGTTGATCACCGCCTAAAAAATTCCGCGATGCGCTCGAAAATCCCAACGTcgattccctctctctcttgcgcacACGAATGCTACAAGTTTATTTTCTCCCGCGAGCCTATAGTCCATCGTGAAGGAAAACAAACAAGCCTATAacacatatacacactcgCAGAGCCACCGACTGAAATATAAACTCCACATTGACGGTTACTATAAAAAAGAGAGACAACTAGCTTCTACACATCAAGAGGACTCGAAATCGAAAAGACGGAAGAGCTCGACGGTCCAGTGTGCGTATAGTCGCGCGCCGAAAATAAAGCGACGATAAAGTTCAGTCCGAGTGTAGTGCGTGCTTCGGGCACTTAGCGAGGCTTCCCTTtcgctctctccttctctcgcacatttttttctctttcgcttcGACACGATCTTCTTACTCTTCTCGTATAATGCGTATACAAAACCGGACCGCCGCCTCTAATTCGCGGCTtgtctatttttctttctcttgcaCCCCATATACAGGTGCAGCAGCGCCTCGGAGTTTTATTTCGCTCTgggtgtatacctatatagagGAGTAGGGAACTATCTGAAACTGCGCCTGATTTTCTACGTATGTGTGCTTTACGATCGCGTGCGAGCCGCATCGTGTCTATGCGCGTGGATTTGTTTTTGTGATTTATTTTCCGCGCTAGTCGGAGGATTCGGATTCCATGCTTCTCGCGATACTTAGAAGAATTATAGGCGGAGGCGCGAGGCGTTTAGGAAATAGCGCTGCGTTAAATCATCAGCGCGATGTGCTTCGTGGTTATTAGACTTGAAATTATTTACTCGGAGGGGTGGACTGCGTTTTATCAAGTAATATTTACTGCAAACGCGCACTCTATGCATAGATAATTCATAACACATGCGTAGTCGTTCGATAATATAAGAGGCAAACTACTAATTTCTTGTTTGTTCTGCAAACATCAACAGTAGAGATAACAATTATGATATACCCACAGAGAATATCTACCTATAATATATCTAGCTAGAATAAATACTTCGTTCTTGATCTAATTAGTATGCAGTACTATTACAGAAATATCATGATTGCTTTTAAAAGGATTCGCCTTTGTGAGGAGAACATAGACCCGAACTTCATTAGCAGGATTTGGAAACCACGCATGTGTTATCTCTCATTGCGGCGCATAGAATCACATACAATATAATATCATCAGTACCACAGGTAGGCGAGAATGCGTATTCTATTCGGAACGTCCATTTGACATAACCATCATGTCAGCACACATATAACGTCTGCTTTACTCACCAAAAGCCAAATTAATTATCAcctatataatgtataaatataagtaacaTAATAACAATGCACCCTTCTGGAAATATGCTGCTCTCGATGAACAATATCAGTATACGTGACTACACTTGAGCATCTTATACGAGCCATTGGACGCACAACGCGCGCATTAAAAGTCCAACAGGTACGTAGACCGGGGATTATTGGCAAAGTCGTAAGCCTCTCGCGACCAGTAAAGAGACTACCTATACGAGATAGGGGGAACCAGGGCTGTCGTCAAAGAGTTAATCGTTTgtaattaaattctagatgcTGTCGCAAACCGTTGGGCAAGATCCGCCTATTTTCGGACCTCTATGGGCAAAACCGCAGCAGAATTACTGCTGATGGCGCCGAGAGATTCAGCGCGACGATAATGAAGTAATAAAAGTTGTGCGCGGTCCTTTTGAATTATTCGACCATTCGCGCGTGCTTTTGCTAATAGTCTGACGATTAGGTGTGGGACCGATTTGTATGATTTGGGATTGTTCTATGCTCTCGGATTAGTAAGCGAAGGAATTTGATGTTTGTATATGGAACGATCTAGATGTGcgagtaattttttaatggaTAATCGTTAAACAAGGAAATTATGATGTAACGAATTTACTCAATGAATAACAATACCCCGAAATAATCCTTTTTTGAGATGAGTATATCTTAcagatttttataattaaggCAGAGGGATTTgcgtttattaattttgcatTCAATTAAATCGTATACAAAGTTTTTGACGAATCGATTGATGAAAAAGTTTTGATCAATCAGAATTTTCTGAAACGTTGTTCTACAACAAAAACTTTACTCGCACGCATTTGATATTTAATATAGCTAATTTAAAAGCAGCATCTACTTTAAAGAGAATCTAATTTTAGAGCGAATAACAATGTTGGTCCTAATGAGGATCACCCAAATTCAATGAGAGTCTGATGCTTATCAGTATTTGGTTTCTATTCGATGGTATTATTAGTTTGAGTTCggaaatttctctctctctctctctctctctctctctctctctctctctctctctctctctctctgattttaaataaaactaaaaatactGATTCAAtgcatattattatttcttattATCAAATTGCTTGAATTTTCGAAATGAAacgaaatatttcaaaatttttatttaaatatatattgtgcaagaataatatatacacataAAAAACATTGTTCTACtcttcaaattttaaattatgatGGTTATCACTCGAAGAGTTTAATATGAATTTAAACGAAAAGAACTCTACAAAGCGACTTTAGCAGCCGGTAAACGTACAATTCAAAGTGCAACATTTTATTCTTGCAGCTTAAAAAGTATACTCCAGTAGAAAATGGGATGTTAATCGTTCCATCCTCGTTACCCATTGAAGTCAAAACAGAGATAACAGTCTCAATAAATTCGCACTTTAAAACATAACGAGAATTCCCTCAAAcatgcaaaaaaaattactcaATTTATGCTTGCCATCGGTGATCGATCGGGCCATTCGCTTTCCAATTTGCCTCAACCAATCTATTTCTCTCATCCCCAAAAACCCAGCGGCATAGTTGTAAAATTTATCGCCGCGCATAAAATCGCACACCGTAAAGCCTCGCGTTTTTATATCGTCTCCTAATTTCCAATATAACTCCCGCGCATCTACTCCgccgaaataaaaaaaatccctAATCGCTCACATACAACGACGAAAAGCGCCTCGATATCGAATACCTCTGCAGAGAAGAAAGAATCCATAACTCACCGCGCATCATCTTGGCCATCCACGATCCATAATAAGCGAAAATTCAGCTGTACCGACAATTCCTCAAACACATAGCGCGTCACGCTGCGATGTATATCTTCCGCGCGGGAATTCGAAGTCTCTTCCTCCGTCGGATTTCACACCCACACTCGCGCACTCAGTGATACGTTACATATACAAATATCGGCGCCAGATGTCTTATCGTGAAGCAATAATTATAACACACCCCCGATCGTCAAATTTTACCGCACTGCTAGGACAAAAAAGAAGACATCCGCACATCTGCAGCAACAAGTTTCGCACTAATGCACGGATACTTAAAGGTAAGAGTATAGGAGGGAATACCGAGCGAGAGGAGTATACAGTGGCTTGTACTTGCCAGATACGCGCGCGAAACGCGACTGAAGCATCGTCCGGGACTTGGCTTCTCACttggctctcgctctcgtcttTTCCgacgcgcgccgccgccggcaaCCCCATGCGCGCGCGCCACCACCTCCACTGCAGCTGGTTCATCTCCTATACACGGGGTTGACGCTATTTTTTACCCCGATTGATTATACGCCCGGCTATACTTAGCCGCTGATTTTCGGATCGATATTATTTCTGAACGAGTGTTATCGGCTCGACTGCTCTTGATGCGCGCTGGGAAACTTCGCTTTTGACGCACATGTATTGTACACAAGGTGTTCCTCTTTAAAGAGCAACTATGAGGAGGATGATGCTATGGTTTATTTTAGTATGGATATGCGGGAGAGCAATCGATTGTCTTTGACAGAGCCTCAGTAGATACGTCTCGGGACTAGCGAGACGAGGATCAGCTGTTCGAGAAGAATGAGgtgaagaaggagaagaaaaaagtcgGATTGATATCCAAGAGGGGTAGATTTAGAGGAGTTTTCACTTGGCTTTGGGTACTATAAATTTGAAAACGATAATCCTGGCAACTGCTAAGACTTCAAAGGTGTCGAGATAAGGTAACGCGCTTACTCGTTTACAACGATTTTACGGTGCTGTGTGTCGTATAATACAGTTATTCAAACGTatgggaggaaaaaaaacgaattcgaaaaaaatgcACTGTGAAGTATATAGCCGTTGTAATTATGTAATTTCGTATACGGCGAGGTAATTACAAAgagaatatattatttctttaaaaatgttcGACATTTTGTGAAAGAGCGCGTTGGTGTGCTTCAATTTGaaatggaaaatttttttcccgccAATATACGGAAGTATTATGAAATGCATTGTATGAAGTAGATCATTTATTCGTGATCAACGTTGATGTAGCAAATTTTTCCTGAAAATAAAAGTGttttaaaaggaaaaattgtttgtaatGTTTCGTTAGAGTGTTTTAAAGGGTAAAATGTTAATTATGTTGAACGGTATATAAGCTATATCATATCCGTTATAATACCTTatgtaaattaattatataataacaaaagtataatataaaataaaccaatgaaaatattagcgaatatattttatttctttgtacGTTTATTGTAGACCTCATACATTTGTATTTTCTAGTCAATTTTTAAACTTCTTAAACTCCGCCTTTTTCCCAACGACTGTATAAAGCTCAAAACGCGACATTTACAACCAACAGCAGTAAGCGCATCGCTGATCGCACGTCTGCCAGATTTCGAAGTACTAATACAGCTGGCCGATTTGGTGGGTCCTTGCGGCACGCCTTCGAAAGTATATTAGTCGCGTGCGCCCGACGGGCTGATACAATCCGAGAATTATTACCGGGACACGTGCACCGACCACGCAAATATGCGTGCATtatatatacaggtatatacatatcttcctctctctctctctctctctctctctctctctctctctctctctctgtctctctctctctctctctctcaacctGCGTTGCATACGCAATCGgggtcctctctctctctctctctctctcgaaattcCACCGGAATAATTGTCCCCGGCAAAGTCGTTGACGAGAAACCTGCTGGGGCTTACGTGATGCAGCTGTGCGGAGTGAGATGATCGTGAGCATGTGGGGGTTATTCGATAAGGCGCGAGGAAAATGAGGTATGCGTCGTGCTTGAGTTGCTACTGGTAACGAGAAATTTTCTATcgtccctctcgcgcgcgcggctgttttattttatatcgCGACATAACGAGAAAATTCTCGAGTACCTAGAAGGAGAACAGATTTGACTATATTCTGACATTGTATCATCCTCTGAAAGTATATCTGGATATACAAAGTGGAACATATAAAACTAGATTTTTTTCGAACAAAGTTTTGCTCCGAAGTATATGCATTTTGAAATCCATTTGGAGGATTAAACTCGTATGCTGCGAAATTGGCTTTTATGTGGTttctgttgaaaataaaatacagtATAAATACGGGGAGAGCAAAACTTATTTCAATCAAGCATCGTCTACCGCGCATATACGTGtttattttgcaatatttcaaATTCGTTTTACAAAACTTTTCCAATATTCACGCCCCAATTTaaccatttttaaaattacttttcGGATAAATCTTGTAAACGtttctattttttaacaatttaagctgcacaaaattaaattactcCATATcagatcataatttcatccgTCTATGCtccaaattttaataatggcAGCATATACACCATTCGCTGAAATAAGCCATGTTATTACCTTTCCGAAACCGTAGAAAGCCAACTACCAATCAAAATATAATGAGGTAAATTTGCTTGCACAACTTGGCCCAGCAGAACTTctcgacaaaaaaaaaggagcaaAGCAGAAGCCAGGACAAAAAAGGGATTCCccttgtaaaaaattaaattctccaTTGCATTGACCGATACGCAGCTGGCAACTCATTATACGGAACCgacagagaggagagaaaactACTCCTGCAGCTGATGATGAAAGCCAGAAGCCGTGTTCTTCACTACGGTAGGAGGAGCCGAACTCGCGGCGAACAAAGTTTGTCACTCTGGATGACGTGATCCAGAGGTAGAGTAAAAGTACACTGGCAAATCGCCCGCCTACTCCGCACTTCCGCTTTTACGCACTTGTCGCAGGACCTACGGTGATCATTAATATTCGTGTGGCATGCTTTTTTTCAGGTCAAGTTTTCTTCTCTGCTGTTTTGATGAggattgatttttcaaaagttgATGAACTCCTCTACTGAGTTGTTTACGAAAATAGACTGAGATATGGTATTTTGGAAATTGTAGCATTCGGTTGCTCTACTGAAAGTTTCAAAGTGTTCGTATGCTATATCTCTCTTACTTAAGCTCAAGGaatttttcatgaatattACTTATGGAAACTAAAGGATTATTACGTATGTTATGATATGTACATACGTAATAAAACTCCATTTACGCAAAAGGGTAcacgaaataataaaaatgttagtATGAACAATGATTTATTAtgcacataaaaaaaaacgctgaaACCGAATTCCAAAAGGTAAAAATGGCTTAATGCACACGTGATGCATTTTAATAGGAGAATATAAAAAGGTATAACTGTTAGCTATAACTGTTCTTTTAACCAATGTGACCCTCATTTTTGAAAAGTTGCATGCATTTGCAGTGATATTATGAGCTTGGTTATTAGTATTAGATAATATGATGATTTTTACATACAAAGCGAAGCGATGACAAAAAATGTCAtacttttcaaaagttttcaaaTCATAATGTAATAATCTGAAgtacatttttcaataaaaagcgGCTCATGTATAATGTAATACTAAAGATATGGGGTTCTTCTACTAGCTGCAAATAGGAGTATAGATGTATGAGCCCTTTAAGCCGTATAAATATAACGAAATGAGAAAAATCCTTCCTTTGAAGTTGACCGAGTAATATAATAAGTTCATTCTTGCTGATATGACACTGTATGAGAAATGTTATACATGATTTCAGTTAcaaaattttctataaaatgatacatttaataaaacaaatatatacaGACGTTTATTAATActttatcaatatattttacaatgaTTTATAATGTACACAATGTTTGCGTCGtatgaattgtttttaaaaatataacaactTGCTCGGGGTCTCATTTCTTTTGTAAAATATCAAACGTTCAATAAAGAGCTTTCATCATGACTTTTATTTCCTTCGTTTCAATATTTGGAAACAAAGCTGTACCGTCCTCCGCTTTAAAATCTGCGTAATCCTGAGCGTACTCCACTTTGTATCCAGCTCGCTCTGCTAAAATTTGAGAAGCCGTTGCTGTGAATATTGTCGAAGATACCggaatttcatatttttgacCTATTTCGTTCCTATAAATACacgattttattataatcatgcccctggtagaaatgagtCTAAGAACAGGCTAGTAACTGGCCAGTTATTAGGATTTAACCTAGTTACTACCTAATAaatggccagttcttaggTTCACTTCTACCAAGGGAAAcctatacaattttatattcGAGCACACTCCCGTAATTATACGCATATACACTTACCGAGCTTCGAGCATTCTCAAGCccaatttttttcctcgaaaaCGAGGCGCAACGCACAGTCCCAATGCAGACAGGTATTTGTCCACTCCGAATATTTTGCGCGCATCCGCTTTATGCGACAATTCTAACATGGCGTTTAAGGTCCTCATGAATTTATCGGActgcatttttttctataaaaaatatgatagCGTATACTTTTATTTCAGCTATAGCCatcatgaaaaataaatacttatgattaattgtaattttttttaaacacgcACCGTAAGTAGTTCTAGTTCGGCATCAGTTCCCTCCCATTCGACATACAACACGTTAACTGCGGCTAGGTCAGATATTCGTCCGTCAGAATCGATTTTGTAAGCAGCTTCAACGATCCTGTGGTTCTCCATTACGTATTTCCAAAGAAGAACGAAATCGTGAGTATATTTTGGATCATCTTTGACACCTGTATTAAAATGTAAAGTCATCATTTGTTTTCCTATTTCATGCATCTTTGCAAGTATGAGTTGTGaatgttaaaaatttgctATACAAAAACTTTGTCTGTAGAGCAAAAAAATAAccacaaattttttaaattaaacaaaataacagTCGACGGTAAGATATTCATGtggaatattttttgaaatgcttcAATTAGTTTTCACCTGTCACAATTACGAAGAGTTCAAGCAGTAACAAAGGGCCAGTCCATAACTGCTGTTTTGGTAATTGATATTGCTCTAGCGATCTATGCGTATGTGCgtacaataaaattatgtttaaTTTAGACTCGCAACAGTGTTAAAAACGTTTAGACTTCCTGACTTGGATGCATGCGCACTACGCGAGTCAATCACATATATCGTTTCTTTTGGTTTCTCGACATCCGctcatgatttttttatataaaaatgtttggTACATCACTTagctttcaatttttatttaaaaaagtcaagATTCCCAAAACAATAAAACGAAATACACTCTTTGTTATAAAACGAGCAGTCAATCAGACAACACGAATAAAATGATTACAGCTATAGTATATATCTTTATTAGAATAGgattgaatttaaattttcataatggATTGGTCCTTTAAACTGAAAGGCTGCATAGGAAAATCTAACACTTTAATTCTGTCATCTTTTATATCTAAAAACAGGAATTAATAGTTCAAACtcatcaaaaataaaactaaatgcGATTCCTTTAACTTTCACGCAAGTGATATTTCgaaatttcatcaaaatcTGCTTCCCAAAAGTCGCGGGACTTGGCTTATGTCAGAACTACTCTCACCGTAACACTTGCAAATCGGCTCGTCGGCGAGAAAGTGTTTG is from Nasonia vitripennis strain AsymCx chromosome 1, Nvit_psr_1.1, whole genome shotgun sequence and encodes:
- the LOC100678031 gene encoding uncharacterized protein LOC100678031, giving the protein MSSDKADPPRLVRWRRPPGPVNVWRIVDGEETLDDGSKRPVRLSIQEVPEERREEALQLMIKHFLADEPICKCYGVKDDPKYTHDFVLLWKYVMENHRIVEAAYKIDSDGRISDLAAVNVLYVEWEGTDAELELLTKKMQSDKFMRTLNAMLELSHKADARKIFGVDKYLSALGLCVAPRFRGKKLGLRMLEARNEIGQKYEIPVSSTIFTATASQILAERAGYKVEYAQDYADFKAEDGTALFPNIETKEIKVMMKALY